Proteins encoded within one genomic window of Oryza brachyantha chromosome 7, ObraRS2, whole genome shotgun sequence:
- the LOC102712648 gene encoding protein CURVATURE THYLAKOID 1B, chloroplastic encodes MAMATACLRLAAVPLGLAPPPPRRAPTATGVRYGLKTSRLSVAVRAADGGTGGEGSTEVPEIVRAAQDAWAKVEDKYAVTAIGVAALVGLWTAIGAIKAIDRLPLLPGVLELVGIGYTGWFTYRNLIFQPDREALVSKIKSTYKEITGSSS; translated from the exons atggccatggccaccgCCTGCCtacgcctcgccgccgtgccgctcggcctcgccccgccgcctcctcggcgcgcccccaccgccaccggcgTCAGATACG GCCTCAAGACGTCGAGGCTCAGCGTGGCGGTCagggcggcggacggcggcaccggcggcgaggggtcGACGGAGGTGCCGGAGATCGTGAGGGCCGCCCAGGACGCG TGGGCCAAAGTTGAGGACAAGTACGCCGTCACCGCCAtcggcgtcgccgcgctcgtcggcCTCTGGACGGCCATCGGCGCCATCAAG GCCATCGACAGGCTTCCACTTCTGCCCGGCGTGCTCGAGCTCGTTGGAATCGGGTACACAGGG TGGTTTACATACCGGAACCTCATCTTCCAGCCGGACAG GGAAGCTCTGGTGAGCAAAATCAAGAGCACCTACAAAGAAATTACCGGGAGCAGCAGCTAA
- the LOC102712922 gene encoding wall-associated receptor kinase-like 20, whose product MASSSRCALFFFFLEVAVAIALLLPSGHARVCPPCGSTEVPYPLSTADGCGDPDYKVRCAAAVGGGGRPTLFFDALNGTSYPITSISPAAQRLVVSPAPFVPGAASCVSEGASDSRGVQLNASLPFNVSSSNTVMLLNCTELLLRSPLNCSSNSLCHVYANATGSTASACAPLPLCCTFVAGGSSTSYRIRLGPQSCSAYRSFVGLDPSTPPATWGSRLGLELQWATPREPLCRTQADCEDGAAAATCADDPLAPSVRRCFCVSGLVWNPIAGACQQQNLTDCQSTGNCSGSNHAPLIAGIVCGLGGALVVAAAGLFAYRRQQRIRQARERLAKEREEILNANNSSGRTAKNFSGRELRRATANFSRDNLLGAGGYGEVYRGVLADGTVVAVKCAKLGNTKSTDQVLNEVRVLSQVNHRSLVRLLGCCVDLEQPLMVYEFIPNGTLADHLHGALSRPPLPWRQRLAIAHQTAEGIAYLHSSAVPPIYHRDIKSSNILLDERLRGKVSDFGLSRLAEQGLSHVSTCAQGTLGYLDPEYYRNYQLTDKSDVYSFGVVLLELLTSQRAIDFGRGADDVNLAVHVQRAADEERLMDVVDQALQGGATRLERDTMKALGLLALGCLEERRQNRPSMKEVAEEIEYIMNIEAGNAGLKDLES is encoded by the exons ATGGCGAGCTCGTCGCGCTgtgccctcttcttcttcttcttggagGTTGCCGTCGCGATCGCGCTGCTCCTTCCGAGCGGCCACGCGCGGGTCTGCCCGCCGTGCGGCTCGACGGAGGTGCCGTACCCGCTCAGCACGGCGGACGGGTGCGGCGACCCGGACTACAAGGTccggtgcgcggcggcggttggcggcggcggcaggccgACGCTCTTCTTCGACGCGCTCAACGGCACGTCCTACCCGATCACGTCCATCTCCCCGGCGGCGCAGCGCCTCGTggtgtcgccggcgccgttcgTGCCGGGGGCCGCCTCCTGCGTGTCCGAGGGCGCGTCGGACTCCCGCGGCGTGCAGCTCAACGCGTCGCTGCCGTTCAACGTCAGCTCGTCCAACACCGTGATGCTGCTCAATTGCACGGAGCTGCTGCTCCGGTCGCCGCTCAACTGCTCCTCCAACTCGCTCTGCCACGTCTACGCCAACGCCACGGGGTCCACGGCGTCGGCCTGCGCACCGCTGCCGCTGTGCTGCACGTTCGTCGCGGGCGGGTCGTCGACGTCGTACCGCATCCGGCTGGGCCCGCAGTCGTGCAGCGCGTACCGGAGCTTTGTGGGGCTCGacccgtcgacgccgccggcgacgtgggGCAGCCGCCTCGGGCTGGAGCTGCAGTGGGCGACGCCGAGGGAGCCGCTGTGCCGCACGCAGGCCGACTGcgaggacggcgccgccgcggccacctgCGCGGACGACCCGCTCGCCCCGTCGGTCCGCCGCTGCTTTTGCGTCTCCGGGCTCGTCTGGAACCCCATCGCCGGCGCGTGCCAGCAACAGA ATCTCACGGATTGCCAGAGCACGGGAAACTGTAGCGGATCCAACCACGCGCCTCTCATTGCTG gGATCGTGTGCGGCCTAGGCGGCGCGTTGGTGGTGGCCGCCGCGGGGCTGTTTGCTTaccggcggcagcagcggatCCGGCAGGCCAGGGAGAGGCTGGCCAAGGAGCGCGAGGAGATCCTCAACGCCAACAACTCCAGCGGCCGCACCGCCAAGAACTTCTCCGGCCGGGAGCTGAGGCGCGCCACCGCCAACTTCTCCCGCGACAACctgctcggcgccggcggctacGGCGAGGTCTACAGGGGGGTGCTCGCCGACGGCACCGTGGTGGCCGTCAAGTGCGCCAAGCTCGGCAACACCAAGTCCACGGACCAGGTGCTGAACGAGGTGCGCGTGCTGTCGCAGGTCAACCACCGCAGCCTCGTCCGCCTCCTCGGCTGCTGCGTCGACCTCGAGCAGCCGCTCATGGTGTACGAGTTCATCCCCAACGGCACGCTCGCCGACCACCTCCACGGCGCGCTGagccgcccgccgctgccgtggcGGCAGCGCCTGGCGATCGCGCACCAGACCGCGGAGGGCATCGCCTACCTGCACTCCTCGGCGGTGCCGCCGATCTACCACCGCGACATCAAGTCCAGCAACATCCTCCTCGACGAGCGGCTCCGCGGCAAGGTGTCGGACTTCGGGCTGTCCCGGCTGGCGGAGCAGGGGCTGAGCCACGTCTCGACGTGCGCGCAGGGGACGCTGGGCTACCTCGACCCGGAGTACTACCGGAACTACCAGCTCACCGACAAGAGCGACGTCTACAGCTTCGGCGTCGTGCTGCTGGAGCTCCTCACGTCGCAGCGCGCCATCGACttcggccgcggcgccgacgacgtcaACCTGGCGGTGCACGTgcagcgcgccgccgacgaggagaggCTGATGGACGTGGTGGACCAGGCGCTGCAGGGCGGCGCCACGCGGCTGGAGCGCGACACCATGAAGGCGCTCGGGCTGCTTGCGCTGGGCTGCCTCGAGGAGCGCCGCCAGAACCGGCCGTCCATGAAGGAGGTCGCGGAGGAGATCGAGTACATCATGAACATCGAGGCCGGCAACGCTGGTCTCAAGGACCTGGAGAGTTAA